The Leptospira stimsonii genome includes the window GTATTCGGATCGGGTATTTGAATTCTTGAATAAATAGATTCAACATTTCTAATATATCTTTCGGTGAAGTTTCTTTGATTCCCTTGAGCGGGTTTTGGCGATTCGGGATAAGAAACACTTCTTCGCAATCCGGAAATCCTGCAAAGAAAGACTTAAGAATCCCGGAATGTCCTTCGTGTGGAGGATCGAAACTCCCTCCAAAAATACCAGTGAGGATTTTTTTTTCCTCGGACATATTTATCCTCGGATTTGTCCGTTGCCGGTAACGTATGTTGTGGTCGTTGTTAGATGAACCAATCCCATCGGTCCTCTTACATGAAGTTTTCCGGTGGAAATCCCGACTTCGGCGCCCAAGCCGAATTCTCCTCCATCGTGAAAACGAGTGGAGCAGTTGATAAAAAGTGCGGCGGAATCCAAAGAATTCGTAAACCGTTTCGCGGTGCTCAAATCTTCCGTCACGATCGCTTCCGTGTGACCGGAAGAGGTTCTTTCAATGAAAGCTAACGCTTCCTCCAAAGAGGATACCGTTTTGACGGAAAGTCTGAGATCCAAAAATTCTTCCAGATAGTCTTCTTCCTTTACCGGTTTTCCTTTTGGGTAAAGAGAGAGTGATGGAGGATCGAGTAAAAGTTCAACGCCTTCTTTTGCGAGCGCTTCTAAGAGTTCTTTTCGAAACGGATATCCCGTATGAAGAATTAAATTCTCCGTCGCGTTACAAACTCCGGGTCTTTGCACCTTTGAGTTGATTACGATGGGAATCACTTTTTCAGGATCCGCGTCCTCATCGATAAAAAGATTACAAACGCCTTTGTCGTGTTTTACGACCGGAATTTTAGAATGTTCCGAGACAAACTGAATCAGTCCTTCTCCGCCTCTCGGAACTACGATATCGATCTTCGAAGTTTGTTGAAAGAAAGGAAGCATATAGGCGCGATCGGTCTTGTCTACAAAAGTAACCGCACCGACGTCGATTCCTTCTTTTTGCAAAACCTCGTGAAAAAGTTTCACCAAAGCCGCGTTCGAGTGAAACGCTTCGCTTCCTCCGCGAAGGATACAAGCGTTTCCGGATTTAAAAGAAAGCGCGCCGACATCGATCGTAACGTTCGGTCGCGATTCGTAGATCACCATGACAACACCCAGGGGAACTCTTCTCGTGACGAGTTCGAGTCCGTTGGGAAGAGTCAAACCTCTCGTGACTTCGCCGACTGGATCGGGAAGTGCGACGATTTCTCGAAGTGCGGACGCCATTCCGGCGATTCGTTTCTCGTTGAGAAGAAGTCGATCCATAAGAGCGGAAGAAAGATTTTTTTCTTTTCCGTCTTTTAGATCCAACTCGTTTGCGGTTAGAATTTCTTCTTTCCGTTTTTCTAATATATCTGCGAGATCAAGAAGGACTTTATTCTTAAGTGAGGACGGAAGCGATTTAAGAGTTCGAGAAGATTTTTTAGCGCGAGCGCAGAGATCTTCCACATATTCCAATTCTTTCATAGATGATTTCCTCCGTTTCCATTTCCGTTCCGATTTTTTCGAATGATTTCCTTTACGTCTTCTTCGGAAAAAACACGATTCCCGGAAGGAGCGACTAACGTTCCAATCGAATTTTGATCTAAGAATTCCCGAATGACGTGCATTCTTTTGCCGTTTAAAATCGCCGTGGGAACTCCTGCTTCCGAAAGTAAACCGGCGGATTTGAGTTTTGTAAACATTCCTCCGGTTCCGGGACCGCTCGGCCCTCCCGCTAAGTCCAGATTTTCTTTCCCGATTTTTTCTAAAAAAGGAACGACTTTCTCTTCTTTTAAAAAACCGTCCACACCCGTAAGAATGATCAAGAGATCCGCGCCGACGATCAGGCTTACAAGCGCGGAAAGCATGTCGTTGTCCCCGAATTTCACCTCTTCCGTCGCGACGGAATCGTTTTCGTTTACGACGGGAAGAATCCCCCATTCCAGTAGTTGGGTGAATGTGTTCTTAAGATTCTTGTATCCTTCTTTAGACTCGAGATCCAAAACCCCAAAAAGAATCTGAGCGATACTAAGGTTTACCTTCGAAAAAAAACTGTCGTAGAGGTTGACGAGCCGATTCTGACCCATTGCGGCTAACGCCTGTTTTTCGGAAAGGGAATCTCCCGAAGAGATCGACGAGGGGAGTTCGCTTAACAAAAGTCTTCCTCTTGCGATCGCACCGGAGGAAACGAGAATCACTTTTTTACCAAGATCTCTGAGATGGCGGATATCGCTTACCAACTGAAAGAGGAAGTCGTTCACTTCCGACTCGGGACCGGAAAGTCTCGCGGAGCCGACTTTGATTACGATCATTTCCGAAGAGCGGATTTTTTCAGAGAGAGAAGAACGTTCCATGTTCGAAGATCCTATTCTGTTTCATCCAAGACGCTTTCCTTAGGAAGCGAAGAGTCGTTTTCAAGAGAAGAATTCGTTTTTGATTCTTTCGGATTTAAGACCTTTTCGATCTCATCCTTAAAAAAAGTTTCATCCATCGTTTCAAGGAGTTCTTCCAGGTTGGTTTCTTGGTCCGCGGAGATCGCGACGACCTTTCCTAAATGAGAAACCTTGGAGATCAGATCCTTTGTGAATTCTGGATCATCCCAAATATCGATTTTATTGAGGACGATCAGATAAGGACGTTTGAGAAGTTCCGGATTGTAAGTCGAAAGTTCGTTTCGAAGCATCTTCAAATCCTCTTCGATATCCAAGGAAGAAGAATCGAAGAGATAAAGAATCCCTTTTACACGTTCGATGTGACGAAGAAAAGAAAGACCGAGTCCGATTCCCATACTCGCGCCTTCTATGATTCCGGGGATATCCGCGATCGTAAAACGAAAGATATCTCCTCTTCGCTTAACAACGCCGAGGTTCGGAGAAAGAGTGGTGAACGCATAACCCGCGATCTTTGGATGCGCGTCGGTGATCTTTGAGATCAACGTGGACTTACCTGCGTTTGGAAGACCGACGATTCCCACATCCGCTAAAAGTTTGAGAGAAAGTCGAAGGAACTTATATTCTCCGTCTTCTCCGGGTTGTGCGAAACGTGGAGTTTGATTGGTGGAAGATTTAAAATGAGTATTCCCTTTACCGCCGCGCCCGCCGCGAACCACGACGTATTCTTGCGTATCGGTGACGAAGTCGAAGAGAAGGTCTCCGGTTTCTTCGTCGTAGATCTGAGTTCCGAGAGGAACGAAAAGAACTAAGTCTTCTCCCTTTTTACCGGAGCAATTGTCCCCGACTCCGGGAAATCCCGCCTCGGCTTTGAACTTTCTTTTGGAAAGATATTTGTCTAGGGTGTACATGGAAAGATTCGGACGAATGATGACGTTTCCGCCGATTCCACCGTCGCCTCCGTCCGGCCCTCCGAACTCGACGTACTTTTCCCTTCGAAAATGTACAGAACCGGGGCCGCCGTGTCCGGCGTAAACTTCTATTGCGACTTCGTCTACAAAGGATTCCATGTTATTTGAATATTCTAAAATTCTTAAATGAGTCTAAAAAACAAAAAACCGCAGAGTCCGGACCCAGAAACGGGCAGGAGACTGCGGTTCATCCGGTTTGAGTTTGAATATGAGGGGTTATTCCGGGTAAACGGAAACCTGCATTTTCAACTTGGAAACCATCTCGAACTTTACTTTTCCGTGAACGAGAGCAAAGAGGGTATGATCTTTACCAAGTCCTACGTTATTGCCAGGGCGGAACTTTGTTCCTCTTTGGCGAACGAGAATGTTTCCGGCGAGAACGGATTCTCCGCCAAAACGTTTTACTCCGAGTCTCTGGGAATTCGAATCCCGGCCGTTCTTTGAGGATCCACCACCTTTCTTATGTGCCATCTTCTGGTACTCCTATCAGTTCCATTTCTTTCGGGTATTGATTCTTCAGATTTTTAAGTCCGGAGAGAACCAATTCAAAACTATTATGAATTAAAACATTGTCTTTGGGGAGAACTTCGAACCGAAGATATCCATCACGGATCTCAGCGGGGTTTGCGTTACCGGTTTGGAGGAGGTGCAGATAAAGTGTCTGAACCAGGACCGAAACGGCAGAGCAGAGAAGATTCTCACCCTTTTTTCCCAAGGAAGTCGGGGAATGTCCCTCACTTTCTAAGGAAGAATACAACTCTTCTTTGCGAGTTATCCGTATCCGGATCAAACCGCAGAAAGAGAAACGACCTTAACTTTCTGAAGCTGTTGTCTGTGACCCCAAGCTTTTTGATAGTTCTTACGTCTTTTGTAAACGTAAGCGTGAATCTTATCACCTTTTACGTCTTCCAAAACTTTCAGGGAAACACGAGCCGTTTTGAGCTCGGGTTGTCCGATATGAACTTTATTGCTGGATTCTGCGAAGAGAAGAACCTTCGCGTCAAAGGATTCGCCCGCGTTTTTACCGGTTTTTTCGGTCAGGAATTCCTGATCTTGGGTTACTTTGAATTGTCTGTTTCCAACTGAAATAATAGCGTACATATCGATCCGGCCTGTTTTAAGTCGTTTTCAACCAATCTGGTCGACGTTCCCCTCCGGTCAAGGGGAAAAAGGAAAAACGCTTGTACGCCCGGGGTGAGTTCCGACCTCGGTCAAAAATGGACCGTTCTTCGAAGATCGAATTTGTCCCTTGGGGAGAATTTCGGCTTCGAACCGGAAATCGTACCGAATTTTCTAAAAAAGTAGGAACTC containing:
- a CDS encoding glutamate-5-semialdehyde dehydrogenase, with product MKELEYVEDLCARAKKSSRTLKSLPSSLKNKVLLDLADILEKRKEEILTANELDLKDGKEKNLSSALMDRLLLNEKRIAGMASALREIVALPDPVGEVTRGLTLPNGLELVTRRVPLGVVMVIYESRPNVTIDVGALSFKSGNACILRGGSEAFHSNAALVKLFHEVLQKEGIDVGAVTFVDKTDRAYMLPFFQQTSKIDIVVPRGGEGLIQFVSEHSKIPVVKHDKGVCNLFIDEDADPEKVIPIVINSKVQRPGVCNATENLILHTGYPFRKELLEALAKEGVELLLDPPSLSLYPKGKPVKEEDYLEEFLDLRLSVKTVSSLEEALAFIERTSSGHTEAIVTEDLSTAKRFTNSLDSAALFINCSTRFHDGGEFGLGAEVGISTGKLHVRGPMGLVHLTTTTTYVTGNGQIRG
- the proB gene encoding glutamate 5-kinase; its protein translation is MERSSLSEKIRSSEMIVIKVGSARLSGPESEVNDFLFQLVSDIRHLRDLGKKVILVSSGAIARGRLLLSELPSSISSGDSLSEKQALAAMGQNRLVNLYDSFFSKVNLSIAQILFGVLDLESKEGYKNLKNTFTQLLEWGILPVVNENDSVATEEVKFGDNDMLSALVSLIVGADLLIILTGVDGFLKEEKVVPFLEKIGKENLDLAGGPSGPGTGGMFTKLKSAGLLSEAGVPTAILNGKRMHVIREFLDQNSIGTLVAPSGNRVFSEEDVKEIIRKNRNGNGNGGNHL
- the obgE gene encoding GTPase ObgE is translated as MESFVDEVAIEVYAGHGGPGSVHFRREKYVEFGGPDGGDGGIGGNVIIRPNLSMYTLDKYLSKRKFKAEAGFPGVGDNCSGKKGEDLVLFVPLGTQIYDEETGDLLFDFVTDTQEYVVVRGGRGGKGNTHFKSSTNQTPRFAQPGEDGEYKFLRLSLKLLADVGIVGLPNAGKSTLISKITDAHPKIAGYAFTTLSPNLGVVKRRGDIFRFTIADIPGIIEGASMGIGLGLSFLRHIERVKGILYLFDSSSLDIEEDLKMLRNELSTYNPELLKRPYLIVLNKIDIWDDPEFTKDLISKVSHLGKVVAISADQETNLEELLETMDETFFKDEIEKVLNPKESKTNSSLENDSSLPKESVLDETE
- the rpmA gene encoding 50S ribosomal protein L27 encodes the protein MAHKKGGGSSKNGRDSNSQRLGVKRFGGESVLAGNILVRQRGTKFRPGNNVGLGKDHTLFALVHGKVKFEMVSKLKMQVSVYPE
- a CDS encoding ribosomal-processing cysteine protease Prp, producing MIRIRITRKEELYSSLESEGHSPTSLGKKGENLLCSAVSVLVQTLYLHLLQTGNANPAEIRDGYLRFEVLPKDNVLIHNSFELVLSGLKNLKNQYPKEMELIGVPEDGT
- the rplU gene encoding 50S ribosomal protein L21, producing the protein MYAIISVGNRQFKVTQDQEFLTEKTGKNAGESFDAKVLLFAESSNKVHIGQPELKTARVSLKVLEDVKGDKIHAYVYKRRKNYQKAWGHRQQLQKVKVVSLSAV